CAAGGTCTGGAaatattctattttcctttatatgtGACTTCCAGTTGATTCATGGTCTGAATGTCCAAGATTTGACTGCTCCCCATCCCCTCACCTCCCAATTCCTCTGTGAATTAAGGATTGATTTTATTACAGGCCCATTTCCTCCTTGTTTATGGTATCACGTCTACTTAATAAAGAATGCAACACTGGTAGAGATTTAAGTCTTTGGCATGCTATATATGCAAAAAGGGTAAACTTCAACTATAGACCCAAGCTAAATGGCTTAAAGTGTGTTGTTTATCATGACTTAATTTATTGCTAATCTCACATATATCTCACATCTAAAAGGGAGCAGGCTTCACACACCATAAGAAGCCTATAAATCAGGCTATTGAAAAAGTAATATTTAAGCATATCATTCATAAAATAGGTAATGGAATTATAGAGTTGACAGATACTATAGAAGTGTCACAGAAATGGATGTTGAAGCATCtcttcaaaaatgagaaaaatgaagttgaGAGCGGTGTGTTACCATAAAGTTACTTGTTGAGTGGCAGAGTCGGGATTAGAACCCACCTCCCACACCTGGACCCAAGGCTACTGTGAACACCTTGttctttgccttcctctgatGAGAAGGATGAAGGAGATGAgctgaaggggaggggaggggaggggagaaagttGACTTCTTTCAGATGGCAGGAAGGTGAGTCTTCCTAGTACCTGGCCAGCACCTAGGCCATGCAAGGCCTACTACCTTACATAGGAGATGCCCTTTTTTCTTAGCCTGTACCAGCATCTCAGGTGTTTCACATAGTTTCAAAATGGCCATTTCCCAGAGTAACCTAAATGCCAATCAATGGGATTTCTGGAACCAGAGTACAGGTGGTCTGTCCTggttaattcattttctttgtgcCTCTACAAGGGCCTCCTCATGACAAGCTTCAAGTTCTCTAATCCCACTTTTTTCAAATGGGGTCTAAGTATTTATCTTGAGGATTCATAGACTTGGTTTTATGGGTCTGTAAATCCccccaaaaggaaaatgagattcAACTGTTAGTCTGTACCATTCATTAAATTATCCAAGATGTCCATGATCAAAAAAGGCTATGATCTGCTataaagggagaaggaaaagaaaatcactgaACCCAGGAAAACTGGTATAATggctataaaatataataaaccaATCTAATAGAAACAGACAATGTAAATGGCAGAGAATGCAATGCTCAAGAAGCCCAGGAAGAAACAAGGTCGAAGATAAATTTCCCTTAGTTGTCTTTTCCAtcatatatttgtccaaaccctaAGAATTACAAATTGACTTCTGCAAGTCAGTAAGATGGGAGACAACTTCCACACTCTTCTCCAGCAGTGCAAGGAGGTTCAGGCTGACACAGACTTCCATGAATGGTGGGGCAGGGTTCATAATGCCAAAGTCAGGCTCCGTGACTGCTGGCACTGCCTTCCTGCCTGCACAGCTGTCGTGGTGGTAGCTGTAAAAAGGGGCAAATTGGCCTTCTACTCATCTTTTTCTCTTATGAAAGGATTTCTGCAAACTCTTTCTCATATCTATAAACTAGAGGATGCCATGATAGGAATGAAAAAGGACCCCTGATACCACTGAACTAACATTGAAAGGCAGCGCCCCTAACTAGATGACAACATGAAAGAGAACAAGGCCCAAGACAGGGATATGGCGACTTCCGCTTCTGCAGAGATGCCGTGTGGCTCTCGTCCACGGAGGAGATGCAAGTGGGCTTCGGCCAGGAGCAGCCCCTAGAACCAAGAGCACAGGGATGGCTACAAATGTTCCTACTGTCTATCCCAGAAGTGGCGTGAACCCTTAACATCCACAAGAGGCAATGACATAAGCCACCATCTCATTCCATGCTAAGGGAAGAACCAACAGGAATCGTAATTTTACCTTCCATTTCAATATTTGGGGAAGATATCTCTTAATATATTCTATTCAATTAAAACAATGGAATTGAAAAATACCCTATACCAAATGGCAAGAAATGTTCACAGGAACTTGGTTTGCCAGCTATAATTTCAGactaaaatgatattaaaatattcatgaagGAACACAAATCATGAattgtaaaaatgtctgttgaacTAGATATGTGGACAAGATGAGCCACTGTACATTTGCGGGAAGCATTTGACTATTGATGCAGTACGGTTCATCTGGTTTTCTGAATCATTTCTCAGTTCTTCAGGGGCTCGGCCCATCACTATCAGCCTTGCAAGAAGAGAATGGTGGTGTACCAGACCGACTAGCAAATATTCCAGATAAGAATATTTTGGTACATTTTAACAGAAACTCTTCCCGGTGTTGactgacttaaaaatatttttaaaacatgatatgTTATAAACTTCTTCAATATCAAGGGGCAGGATATAatgatttgtatattttattttgactttacATGCGGTGTTAAAAACCCAAAGTACATATTATTTACACATCCACAATACAAGTTTACAAGATCTCTATACATGTTAAAGTACTCTATAAAACAGTATAGAGCCACTTCACTTGAGGGTTACTTTTTATGCCGTACCATTAAAAAAGATACAATCTGTGTTTACCTTTGCACAAATggataaagcatttaaaaattaaattaacaggATAGAGACTACATTTTATGTTAGAAATTTCAACATAAATACTGATAGGAACTCACATTACAAACTACAAGGCAGCACAATGTTACAAAATGTTATCCGGGTTCACATAGAGTTACTGTTCCGCGTTCCGCACGCCGGGATTAATATTGGTAAGGTGAATTCAAACACGTTTGTCGGCGGTGAACTGAGTACTGTTTATCGTTGGTTggtttaatttattattaatctGTAATATTTTAGTTGCAAAGCTGAAGTGTTTCAAGAACAGAAGTTCTAGCTTTTGAGCTTCCAGAGATCTCAGGGAATCACGTTCTTTATAAAACAATATTCTCAAAGGAAAAGAGTAACAGTATCAGTATTCTACATTCTCTATAAAAATGCTCTGGTCTTCTGCACCCCATCCTCCCCCAAGTAATATATATCATCAGCGTTGTCACAAGAAATCAGTTGAACTTATTTGTCTGACTAAGTCAGGAGTATTCCTCTGCCTTGATACTTTCTAGATTAGGTTCAATAAACCATGGTGTGGTGTGCAGCATATTAACTGAAACAGTCGTTGGGTTTGCACATCATCAACTGTAAGAGGCTTTTGCAAAACTACGAATAAATGACTCTATATGATTTCCACAGGTGTCACCTTGCCCGGGAAACCTCATTTGACTTCACATTATCACTGTTTCATCCTTAGGAAAGCAGGAGTGGAATGTTTACCATGGCAAAGGGTGTAATGCTGCTATTTGGGTGGATTGTTTTACGATTAATTGTTCTAGGTTGgttttatgagtttttaaaagtcttttcagGTGCTGGTTGAAAAACATTTACAactggcactcagtaaatgatGTGCTATACTGAAAACACTTGACATATTTTAGTACTTCTATCATTCTCATGAATAAGGCACAAAATGCACAGATTCAGGTAAACGCACATGTAATATTTACAGTATATTGTCATTACCTGCATGACTTAGGAGAGAATTCTCACAAAACACGACATAGACAACATGATTGCACCACTGTTAGGCTTTCAAAGACTGTTTCTGTTAAGCCAATTACAATTCCTTCCACGTCTCCTTCTTTTGTCttctgtcttatttcatttttttatcttgGGGGTAGGAGGAGTTAAAGGAGAAAGTAAACACAATCAAAAGAAAACCTTATTAATGTGTCCAAGGTTAAATAGAGTGATTCAGGCTTGGATTCACAGTGGACAGGTAAATTTTACTACCGAATACTGGTGGATTAATCAAAGATACCTCTTAACATCTCGATCTCCTGAAGCTGGCAAGACTGTAATAGAAGTTTTAATGAATAGCAGCACAAAATTACTTAGAACTTTTACATTCTGGCATTGGGTACCACGTAAGTCAAGTTAATCATTCTGACAGTCAAATCAGCCtcgattttctttctttctcaaagctGAACCCAATGGACTGCTGTAGGAAGAAGTTATGGTCTCTTGTTCAGTCATGCTCAATGTAAACAACTCCATAGCACAAGAAGATGCAATGGGCACCTAAACAGATCCTAGTGGGTACAGAACACACACGCACGCACccacgcacacgtgcacacacacacacaacacagttCATTGGTGGCGTGAAAAAAATGccacacatgaaaaaaatgctacAGTTTGGGTCAAAGACTGAAGTTTTAGCAAATTGTTTGGTAATCTACAAGTTCATTTCTTTGAGACATTACCATTGTTTTTTGACATTTGTGCAAGAGGCAAGGTGAATGCATACATATTAAAATGTTCACATTTAATGGGAAGACCACACATAATGGCAGTCTAAGTTGAACCCATTTTCAAGTATTTGCTCACAGATTATTCTGAGTACTGTATCAGCTCTTTAAACTGGTAAGGTAGCCCCTTGGAGCTACACATCACTTTAGcttcaaacaaaagaaatggaatgacCAGCACCTTCCTTTGTTTCAGACAAGTACACAGAAGCCTTGCTGCAGTAGCTACATGTGGCAAGTTCTGTTGCCAAAGTTAGAAAGAGTTTCTTTGGCCACTTGGTTCTCTTAAAATACAAGCGAGTCTCTTGTCTTAAGGTACCCTTACAACATCATCCTCTCAACAACAAGGACAGGATAAAGCCACATGGGGAATAGCACACTTGAGGCCTAGTAAGTGTATTTGTTCAGTGGTCTGACAGATGTGGTTTGAGGAACAAATGAAGGCTTTGGTGGCACATCAGGTTTTAAAGACGGTGTCCTCTTTAGTCCCGTCCTAGGAAGGGTGCCATTACTGGTGTAGCTGCTCTGTCTGGAGAGAGAAGGCTGCAGATGAACACTCACTGGTGTTCCCTGAATGTAGTCCACCTTCGCCCCTGTTGGGGTGGGCATGTACCCTCCACGGTTCATACTAGGCTGTCTAGATAACAAAACACCATTTGGTGAATTTAAGTTTTTAGGCATAGCGGATATGGAGTGCCTCTGGGAGGAATTTTTGTGATATCCCCGTTGTCTTTCCAGAGAAGTCATTGGGACTCCAGGAGTGGTGGGGACGTCCACTCGCTTGGTTGGGCTATTTCTGGGGAGAGTTGAAGGAGGAGAGTATAGTGATGCCTCCCGGTTAGGGACCTTGGGTGGGACCTCTGACATaggtcccataggatccagcatgAGGGTCTGGTGGGCCATTTGGATATCTCCCATGATGGCTTTGGGGTTACTATTTGGGTCATTTAGATGCTTCAGGAGATCattgagggtgtttctggaatcGACAGAACGCCGGTGATCTCTTTTACTGGATGATTTTGTAAGAGAGTGGTCAATGTTTTGTAGCTTCTTCTCAGCTTTGTGAGCATTGGAGTTTGAGAAAGATGTGTTGTAGTCATGGGTAGCATTAGGAAGAACAATGGCACTGGGGATATGCCCATGACTTAATGGGGAATGTGGTGGAGGACTAGAGGGAAAAAACTGGGGAGTTTCTTTCCTTGAAGCTCCATGGCCGTGAGCCTTGTCTGAGTGGCTCTTCATGGCCTGCAGAGTCTTCTGGTGAAGCACAGGTGTAGACTCAGGTGTGGGGAGAGCAGCCAGCTCAGGAGGTTGGCCTCGATGGTCCATTACCATGGATTTAGTATCTCCATTGGGTGGCAGCTCTTTCCTACTGGTCAGCAGGTTACTATACAATTTGGGAGAATCGATATTCTGCTGATATTCCTTGACCGGGCTGTCAAAGAGACCATTCAGTTTGGCAAAACTGCCACTGGAATCTGTGCACGACTGGGCAGATTCTGCATCTTTATGGATCTTTCTGTTTTTCCGAACAAACATGTCACGATAGCAGTATACTGCCACACCTGCAATGAATGCACCCAAAACAAAAGCGGCAAAGACACAGGTGATGAGGACATTCATGTGGACCATCTGGTTGGACTCTCCAGACTGGACTTCCCATCGTACACCTGCAATAGATGCACAGGAAAAGTCTGAGTGAGGTACTTCTTTGAGACAATATAAGCCAGCACTACCTGAACATGGTCCATATGCTTAGCTTGGAGGGTCAGGTAGACTCTAAAATTCCAGatatagatttttctttaatcaCAATAGGACCCCCAGAGACATATATGATTGCTGCAAATGCCAGGATAACTCTAATctttcattgatctgtgtctgtctgtcttctaTTCTCCAATCCCTCTTAAATAGCTGAATATTTGAATAGTCAactatttgaaattttaagaGTTTCTATCTGAAAATTAGAGTTAGAAAGTGTATATTTTCTAAATGGCCAACTTTAAACTCATGAAATGCTTTGTCTCATGATTTTTTCCTAATTCATAAATTGGGATTAAAGGACAGCTGCTGGGATTAGGGAAATGTATGAATTggcataaatatatattatgctAAAATAATTATGCTAATACAATTATGCTATCTTAACTAGAATAAAAACACATAATTTGTTCACAAATTAAAAGCATCTGCTTGGTCACTGTTAGCTACGAATATAGACTTTCAtgtttgctttgatttttttattttcattccatcTTGGGGTGAAGCACTCTTGAATTGCCTCCTATGAAAGAAATCCAGACAGTCTAAGGAAATATACTATGTATTAGTTAAGTAATGTCATCCCATTATCTTgagatatttaagaaatatttaaattagactagaagaagagcaaattagtTTGTAATTATTGGGATTTTTAATGCAACCACAGACATCTAACAGTCAATCAAAGAAATGTTAGTTTCAGAGGTATCCAAGTCTGTTACATGCTATAAACACAGCTATCCCAGAATAAGGTAAGTCAGAGTGATTTTAAAGATTCTGTTGCTTTAGATTAGTACTAAGGCCTTTGAACATTAGTCGTTTTTAATCAGTGTTTGGGGTTATGGAATTCAGTGgcatcatgaaagacaaagaaagaaaggtagaaagaaatggtattactaaaaaaaaaaacaaagcagaaagagtGATTATAAAACTGTTTACCATGAAAACATATAAAACCAAAATCAACAGATGTAAACCATAAATGACAATGCTCTGCAATAAAAACTGATTGGAAACCTGATACCATAGTTTCGACAGTGCTAAAGAATAGATTTTTCCAGAGTAACATATCTAATAAGCTAACTCACCAGGTAGCAGTTTTATAACTGCTTCTCTAATGGGCTGAAAATGACAGTTATGGACAAACATGCTGTTATGTTTTATTGCTTGTGGCATTCACACAACTTAGCACCCCACATCTCCTTTCATATTGCACATGGAATTGCAACTCAACAAAAGTCTGTGAAAGCCTCCTAGACAAAACGTCTGATATCAGGATATTTGCAGTTAATGAGTTTGGTTTTTCTGGTGAAGaggattgactctgagctaacatctgttgcccatcttccttttttttttttcttttttgcttgaggaagattagccctgagctaacatctgtgccaatcttcctctgttttgtatgtgggatgctgccacagcatggcttgacgagaggtGTAGGcctgcacttgggatccaaatTAGCGGAGCAGGacagccgaagcagagtgtgccagacTTCACCATcacgccatggggccggcccctgagtttTACTTTTTGATGTTGCTGGGGTGACCCTGGAAATTCTCTGATACTGAGCAGACTCTCAGCTTTTTCAGatagaaaccaacacagattAGATTGTCTGAGTGGCTGTTTCACCAACCCTTTCTTTAACAGGGTTTCTACCACTTCCATCTGTTAAGGAATGCACTCCACATAACCACAGAAAATCGAAGTGACTGCAGCCGGCGGAGGCGGTAACAACAGCAGCAGGTCTGTTTCTGTTCACCTGCGGAGCACCCTAAGTCCATATGCTCCTCAGCGATAGTAGGAATCAGGTTTCCACTCAGTGAGAGATGAATTCCCTGGTGGGCCTTACCCTTTGGGATACCTGATAAAGGATCAGTAAAATCAGAAGTGTTTGGGTCATCTTGAACTACAAATTTCCGGGAGCTCGTCAGTTTAGGTCTCCAGGTATCAATCACTTTAGGTGTAATTTCTGGGATACTTGCCATTGTGGTAACAGAAGATGAAGATACCTCCATGTCTGTGGTGGCAAACAGATTTTTATTAACGTGGGTAGTGTCAGCAGATTTTTCTGACTGGTCTGTTGCATTTTTAAGTCAAGTTTAAGTAAATTTTATGAGAAAGCCTGTTCTAGGATTTCATAAAAACACATCCGAGGAGACTACACCAAATCCCTTTCTCGTGAgggaaaactaaaaactaaaaactaacaGTAAAGACATATGAAGCAGACTTCAAAATTAAAGATACTCAAAACACTGCTGCCAAAGCCCCCGTGATAATTAATGACACTCGTGGAAAAGGTAATACAAACCCCAAAGATGAAATGCTATTTTCTCATCCTTTTGTGAGACAACATCATTTcgtttctttttgtgtatatttttaaaggcattttcaTAGATGGTTGGAAACTGTACATCCTTCCCTGGGGAACCTACAGGGTAACTTGCTGGGAAAACACCTGGGTAAGTCCGTGTGAACACTTGATTTTGGACTTGATCAAGCAGGTTGTCAGGCTTCCTCACGGACCTCCCGTCCGTCAGTAGATTACTGACTGCAGTGAGGGCCCGGCGTCCGTGGTGAAGCACTGAGGCAAGGACGAACCTCGCCCGTGCCTTCCAAAATGCCTGGGGAGTTTCTTCCAGAGAGTTAGCAGCAACTCATGCAAAAGAAATGGCATTTACAAGCTGAATAAAGATGCTCTGATACAGAAGATCTGCCATCCTTTTCTCCCCCCTGAGGAAAGAAACTGCTGGTGAGTTTTAGAAGCAGCAGTAGCTGGGGGGGGACTAACTTAGCCTCTTAGCTTGTCTATGACTGATTTCCACCAAGGAGATTTTCCCTCAAGATGTAAGCATATGATTTTAGGTTAAAACTCCAGAGACCCCAATTCAGACTGGTGCAACGGTCACAGACGAAGACTCCAAGACAGATACAGACAGAGGGGTATGGAGAGTCATTGAACAACTTAATACATCAGAACCAGCTTCATTCAATGGAAGCCCTTTGTGCACCACTGAGACCACAGCATTCAAAGATTCCCGGGATTACCGCAAACCATTCAAAAAAGATCTCCAAAGTTTATAAATACACATTTTGGGGAAATGTGTATTTGTTGACTAGGTCTTAGGAAAggtgaggagagaaggggaaaataatgaaattctGCCATCCATTAAATATAGATGGCCAGAGGGAACATTCACGATGCACAggggtgagagagaagaaagcttgGGTGACGTGCGTGCAGCTGGAATGCAGCCTATGTTAATCCGTTTGATTTTTCTTAAAGGATGTGCctcggtcaatgatggactgttAACATGCTACACAGGGGTGAAGTGCTGAGTCAGAAAAAGTCTTTGGGTGCCATCGGTGGGATTATGAGTCGAAGCGGAAAAATGAAGGGCTGCCAAACTGCGcaaaaggaggggagaaggggctgAAAATGCTgaactgaaggaaagaaaaggtcgttaattcaaaaaaattaaaaaaaactaaccaGATGTTGGACCGCCAAATATTTTGTAATCTGGTGTAGTTGAAGTAGgcaaaatttctaaaagaattaAAGGAACAAGTAATCAGTAAaaagtaaccaaaagaaagcaaaaatttatGAATTCCAATTAACTAAAAAAGTCCAAAGAAAAGACTATAAATTAAAAGATTAACCTCCTGGTTAGACTACCTTTCTCTAGCTTTCCTACAAAATTGTAAATggtgaaggaaaaaacaaaagtaagattCTTCTCTACCGTATCCCCATGACCAAACAGCTCAGCTTTTGCGAAGTTTAAGTTAAATGCTAGGTGGTATGTGTCCTGAGTCATTAAAAGGCTGATTGTAAAATAATGTTCACGTGCAAATGTGGTCAAAAAGAAGtgccaggaaggaagggaagcctGGGTCTTACCATGGCAGTCCCCTAGATGGGCCGTGTAACCATATTCTGTGTCCTGTTCATATCCTCCAACGCTGTGGTTATGGAAAGCAAAGAAGTCTTCGGTTAACAGCCTTCATAGGAACACAAGTGACAACCAGAGCAGAATCAAGAACACAGATCGATTAGTAAGAataggcagagagaaaagatggacaTTTCAACCTAGCTGGCTAAAATGAGTATTCTATTAAACATTTGGTAAGTAGAATgtttaagagagaagaaaagaattgatTTTCCTCTTCATCTGTTTCCCTTAAGTATTATACCAACTACAACCTCCCTTTCCTCTAATATctccagattttctttcttttacttcttccacaccaaaaaaaaaaaaaaaagaaagaaagaaaaagaaagaaaaaaaaaggaaaagtagtgTTGTTGGAAGTTTTCTAAGATTTCTAGCTTTAGAGACCCTGGAGAAGATAGAAGCAGATTTGGAGAAGATCTTGGCGAATGTGACAAAGTATACTTACAGCATCCCTGGGGTCACTCTGCCACAGATGCCCTGGCTTAACCAGCCACAGTACGGGTCCCGAGATGCAATACAAGATCTGCAGAAAACCAAACAGAACGTAACTTGGATTTTCTCGTCATCAAAGATCTTGATGCTGCAAGACCCAGGTAAGTAAAAAAACATCAGCTTACTTTTTACATGATCCATAACGCTCACAGCGACTGAGGGGGATGCGAATAACGCAGCTGGAGAATGCCACATATAAAGCATGATGATCTTTATCCAACTGTAATGAGATGACCTTTCTGTCCTCCTCATTCTCAGCATTACACCTATAGCGCGGGATACATTTCAAAGCCATGTGTTTAGTAAGACAAAAGCTACATGAACTGTACAAGGCAAGTGGGGTTTGGTTTTTGCAATTACTGAGAGCTGGGGAGGTCTTAAGGAATATTCTCCGTAGGAAACCAGGCAAGTACATAGTTTGGCAAGTAATAATTATGTGCTGCTTCTTCTACTGCTCTGCATGGTTGGTTAAACTTCAGGTTGGACAAAGGGtttttttaaggttattttcCTGTTCTCATGGTTGAAGGGAATTGCATTCATGAAGACCATGTTAGACTATAGGGAAGAAAAAGGATGTTTTAATGCATTTAAATCTTCCTGTGCTAGATGTTTCCGCATCTCTCCTTAGTTGCTTTGCTCCATTTCTCTTGcctatttctcatttgtttcaaTAGTCCAGAAAATCTTTTATATCAGTGGTTAGAAGAATTGTATTCTGtttgtgtgtatgcgtgtgtgctTGCAACCAACTGTCAGATGCACCTGCAAGGTAAGAAGGGTGGTGctaaaatgttctcattttccaCAGGTAAAAACCAAaggctgaattatttttaaacttaccAAATGCCCACCCTCCAATCCTAGTGGACTCAGGAAAACAACAAACCCAGGATGTATTTTggtgagcaaaaaaaaaaccaacccaaaaGACTAATATGCCAAACCATTGCTAATTTACAAGGCTGGAAGGAAATGACTAGACGAAACACACGCCGGAAATTTCTGAGCAGTGCTGAGGAGTGTGCTCATAAAATATACCTACTTTGCATGGTTGTATGCTTCAATCTCTTCCAGTAACACGCTGTCATTCAAAGAGAAAGGACTGGTCTTTGCCAAAACTTTAAGTACCACGCCAGCTTCTGAGCCAACAAAGATGACTGTGTAGTTCTGGTAGGGTCCAGCAGAATGGTCGACAGCGATGGCCGTCAGTCTGTACCTGCCAGAGGAGGTGGGCCAGGTCAGAAGGGGAGGCCAACGGGAAGAGAGGTTGCTGAATGGGAGTGGGTGCTGTTTCTGCACACTTACCTGATCCGAGTCTTTGTGAACCAGGGCTCGTCGGCAATGGGTGGGACGGCGGAGTCCATCAGGGGGTGGGACTTGATGAAGGACAGGGTTTCATCCGGGAAATCGATGGAGGTTTTATATGCTTCAGCGAGGCCATGCTTTGCACAACACCCAGGCCTGAAAGGAAAGGTGGTTTTTTCCCCTTATAAATTCTATCTAAGGAATAAATGTCCATTCTGAAAGAAGAGGTCAAGAGAGAAAGGAGTGAGCAAAACCCGGGGGAGCAATGCTATTTCCCTGGATCCTGTGggctctccccactcccactcacAGGCTTATGTTTACTGACTTCCTGTCTGCAGCGGTGCACAGGCCCCTCCTGGCATGGGAAGCTGGCCCAGCTGCTAGCTGAGGATGCTGCTCCAGTGACCACAGGGTTTTGTTAAAGACAAAAACCCTTTTTGTCTCATTTCTTTACCTTGGCTTTGGTACTTTGTCTTCAGGGACTGCCGTCCACACAGAATCCGGagttttctgttctttaaacCGTCCTTTGAATACTTTTTCAATGTCATCCATGCTAAATGCACAGACTGCAGAACCAGGAATGCTGAAAAAGGGGAAAACCATCAGGAAAATCAACAGGCGACTATGGGCCACTCTCGGTTCCCACAAGCTGGCACAGAGCATCTTTGGAAGGGCCGGGGATCTGTTCTCACCTGTTGAGCTGGGTGGTGAACACCCCCACCACAGTGGGGATGCCATTGATTTGTATTATGTCTGTAATGGACTGCAGGACATCAAAGTAGAAAAACGAATCTCCGGGGACAGAACAGTTAAGTCGAGCCTTCAGAAATGAAGTCCAGTGTTTCTCCAGGACCCGCTGGGAGCCACCCATGTCATTTTTACATATGCGGGCCACACGGGAATATACAGCCTGCCCAAGGGACAAAGCAAATCACAAAGCTCAAACTAGGGTTATGAGCACGGAGGAGGAATGGAAAGCGAAAGCTGCTATTTAAGGGAGGGACAGAAATTGCTAAGGATAGATCTGGTTCAAAAGAATCTAGCGGCCTTCTCTCTAGAGGTAAGAACGTAAACTAGATTTACCTGTGAGGAAAAAGGGTCATTTGCCTGTTCTGCCAAACAAGCGCCCCaagaagtgagctatcaagcTGCCTGG
This is a stretch of genomic DNA from Equus caballus isolate H_3958 breed thoroughbred chromosome 1, TB-T2T, whole genome shotgun sequence. It encodes these proteins:
- the SEMA6D gene encoding semaphorin-6D isoform X11 produces the protein MRFFLLCAYMLLLMISQLRAVSFPEDDEPLNTVDYHYSRQYPVFRGRPSGNESQHRLDFQLMLKIRDTLYIAGRDQVYTVNLNEIPKTEVIPSKKLTWRSRQQDRENCAMKGKHKDECHNFIKVFVPRNDEMVFVCGTNAFNPMCRYYRLNTLEYDGEEISGLARCPFDARQTNVALFADGKLYSATVADFLASDAVIYRSMGDGSALRTIKYDSKWIKEPHFLHAIEYGNYVYFFFREIAVEHNNLGKAVYSRVARICKNDMGGSQRVLEKHWTSFLKARLNCSVPGDSFFYFDVLQSITDIIQINGIPTVVGVFTTQLNSIPGSAVCAFSMDDIEKVFKGRFKEQKTPDSVWTAVPEDKVPKPRPGCCAKHGLAEAYKTSIDFPDETLSFIKSHPLMDSAVPPIADEPWFTKTRIRYRLTAIAVDHSAGPYQNYTVIFVGSEAGVVLKVLAKTSPFSLNDSVLLEEIEAYNHAKCNAENEEDRKVISLQLDKDHHALYVAFSSCVIRIPLSRCERYGSCKKSCIASRDPYCGWLSQGICGRVTPGMLLLTEDFFAFHNHSVGGYEQDTEYGYTAHLGDCHGVRWEVQSGESNQMVHMNVLITCVFAAFVLGAFIAGVAVYCYRDMFVRKNRKIHKDAESAQSCTDSSGSFAKLNGLFDSPVKEYQQNIDSPKLYSNLLTSRKELPPNGDTKSMVMDHRGQPPELAALPTPESTPVLHQKTLQAMKSHSDKAHGHGASRKETPQFFPSSPPPHSPLSHGHIPSAIVLPNATHDYNTSFSNSNAHKAEKKLQNIDHSLTKSSSKRDHRRSVDSRNTLNDLLKHLNDPNSNPKAIMGDIQMAHQTLMLDPMGPMSEVPPKVPNREASLYSPPSTLPRNSPTKRVDVPTTPGVPMTSLERQRGYHKNSSQRHSISAMPKNLNSPNGVLLSRQPSMNRGGYMPTPTGAKVDYIQGTPVSVHLQPSLSRQSSYTSNGTLPRTGLKRTPSLKPDVPPKPSFVPQTTSVRPLNKYTY
- the SEMA6D gene encoding semaphorin-6D isoform X9 gives rise to the protein MRFFLLCAYMLLLMISQLRAVSFPEDDEPLNTVDYHYSRQYPVFRGRPSGNESQHRLDFQLMLKIRDTLYIAGRDQVYTVNLNEIPKTEVIPSKKLTWRSRQQDRENCAMKGKHKDECHNFIKVFVPRNDEMVFVCGTNAFNPMCRYYRLNTLEYDGEEISGLARCPFDARQTNVALFADGKLYSATVADFLASDAVIYRSMGDGSALRTIKYDSKWIKEPHFLHAIEYGNYVYFFFREIAVEHNNLGKAVYSRVARICKNDMGGSQRVLEKHWTSFLKARLNCSVPGDSFFYFDVLQSITDIIQINGIPTVVGVFTTQLNSIPGSAVCAFSMDDIEKVFKGRFKEQKTPDSVWTAVPEDKVPKPRPGCCAKHGLAEAYKTSIDFPDETLSFIKSHPLMDSAVPPIADEPWFTKTRIRYRLTAIAVDHSAGPYQNYTVIFVGSEAGVVLKVLAKTSPFSLNDSVLLEEIEAYNHAKCNAENEEDRKVISLQLDKDHHALYVAFSSCVIRIPLSRCERYGSCKKSCIASRDPYCGWLSQGICGRVTPGMLLLTEDFFAFHNHSVGGYEQDTEYGYTAHLGDCHEILPTSTTPDYKIFGGPTSGVRWEVQSGESNQMVHMNVLITCVFAAFVLGAFIAGVAVYCYRDMFVRKNRKIHKDAESAQSCTDSSGSFAKLNGLFDSPVKEYQQNIDSPKLYSNLLTSRKELPPNGDTKSMVMDHRGQPPELAALPTPESTPVLHQKTLQAMKSHSDKAHGHGASRKETPQFFPSSPPPHSPLSHGHIPSAIVLPNATHDYNTSFSNSNAHKAEKKLQNIDHSLTKSSSKRDHRRSVDSRNTLNDLLKHLNDPNSNPKAIMGDIQMAHQTLMLDPMGPMSEVPPKVPNREASLYSPPSTLPRNSPTKRVDVPTTPGVPMTSLERQRGYHKNSSQRHSISAMPKNLNSPNGVLLSRQPSMNRGGYMPTPTGAKVDYIQGTPVSVHLQPSLSRQSSYTSNGTLPRTGLKRTPSLKPDVPPKPSFVPQTTSVRPLNKYTY